From one Malus sylvestris chromosome 1, drMalSylv7.2, whole genome shotgun sequence genomic stretch:
- the LOC126624085 gene encoding cyclic nucleotide-gated ion channel 1-like isoform X1, whose amino-acid sequence MNFQQEKLVRFEDWTAEKNVEPLYSPDDHMPPGKFRRTINSVSVKFQRSLESGSERIKKSWKSYSIDSVVGNSFGSGVLDPQGPFLQKWNKIFVLACIIAVSLDPLFFYIPVIHDKRKCLGLDRKMEITASVLRSFTDIFYIVHIIFQFRTGFIAPSSRVFGRGVLVEDAWAIARRYLSSYFLIDILAVLPLPQVVILIFIPKLGGSKTLNTKNLLKFVVLFQYFPRFIRIYPLYREVTRASGILTETAWAGAAFNLFLYMLASHVLGAFWYLFSIERETKCWKAACGNNTTICSHKDLYCDTVSPNAFSKITFLNSSCPIQDEDKTQFDFGIFLDALQSGIVESSTDFPQKFFYCFWWGLRNLSSLGQNLATSTYVWEICFAVFISIAGLVLFSFLIGNMQTYLQSTTTRLEEMRVKRRDAEQWMSHRLLPENLRERIRRYEQYKWQETRGVDEENLICNLPKDLRRDIKRHLCLALLMRVPMFEKMDEQLLDAMCDRLKPVLYTEESYIVREGDPVDEMLFIMRGRLLTMTTNGGRTGFFNSEYLKAGDFCGEELLTWALDPHTSANLPISTRTVQALSEVEAFALKADDLKFVASQFRRLHSKQLRHTFRFYSQQWRTWAATFIQAAWRRHMKKKLEESLQEEENRLQDALAKAGVSSPSLGATIYASRFAANILRTIRRSGTRKARVPERLPAMLLQKPAEPDFTAEEQ is encoded by the exons ATGAATTTTCAGCAAGAGAAGTTAGTCAG GTTTGAGGATTGGACTGCAGAGAAAAATGTTGAGCCATTATATTCTCCAGATGATCACATGCCACCAGGGAAGTTCAGAAGAACGATTAACTCGGTGTCAGTCAAATTCCAAAGAAGCTTGGAATCTGGTTCTGAGCGGATTAAGAAGTCATGGAAATCTTATTCAATTGACAGTGTTGTTGGCAACAGCTTTGGTAGTGGAGTTCTTGATCCTCAAGGGCCATTCCTTCAGAAGTGGAATAAGATATTTGTATTGGCATGTATTATTGCCGTCTCCCTTGATCCCTTGTTCTTTTACATCCCTGTGATCCATGATAAGAGGAAGTGTCTTGGTTTGGACAGGAAGATGGAGATAACAGCTAGTGTTTTGCGTTCATTCACagatatattttatattgttcaCATAATTTTCCAGTTTCGTACTGGATTTATTGCTCCTTCTTCTCGAGTGTTTGGAAGAGGTGTTTTAGTGGAAGATGCTTGGGCTATTGCAAGGAGGTATCTCTCATCATACTTCCTAATTGACATTCTTGCAGTCCTTCCTCTCCCACAA GTGGTTATTCTAATTTTCATTCCAAAATTGGGAGGCTCAAAAACGTTGAATACAAAGAATTTGTTGAAGTTTGTTGTTCTGTTCCAGTATTTTCCAAGGTTTATACGGATATATCCATTGTATAGAGAAGTCACAAGGGCTTCTGGTATACTTACCGAAACTGCTTGGGCAGGAGCTGCATTTAATCTTTTTCTTTACATGCTCGCCAGTCAT GTACTGGGAGCTTTTTGGTACTTGTTCTCTATAGAACGTGAAACCAAGTGCTGGAAAGCAGCATGTGGGAACAATACAACCATATGCTCGCACAAGGATTTATACTGTGATACCGTGAGCCCGAATGCTTTTAGTAAGATCACATTCTTAAATTCTTCCTGCCCGATACAAGATGAAGATAAAACACAGTTTGATTTTGGAATATTCCTTGATGCCCTTCAATCTGGTATTGTTGAGTCAAGCACAGATTTTCCTCAGAAATTCTTTTACTGCTTTTGGTGGGGCCTACGGAATTTGAG TTCACTTGGTCAGAACCTTGCAACCAGTACATATGTATGGGAAATCTGCTTTGCAGTCTTCATTTCTATCGCTGGGTTGGTGCTATTTTCATTTCTCATCGGAAATATGCAG ACATATTTGCAATCTACAACCACACGATTGGAGGAAATGAGAGTGAAAAGGAGAGATGCAGAACAATGGATGTCCCACCGCTTGCTACCTGAGAATTTGCGAGAGCGCATCAGGCGGTATGAACAATATAAATGGCAAGAAACCAGAGGTGTTGATGAAGAGAATTTGATATGTAATCTTCCCAAGGATCTTAGAAGGGACATAAAGCGCCATCTCTGTTTGGCTCTGCTTATGAGA GTGCCAATGTTTGAGAAAATGGATGAACAACTGCTCGATGCAATGTGTGACCGTCTCAAGCCGGTACTATATACAGAAGAAAGCTATATCGTTAGGGAGGGAGACCCAGTGGATGAGATGCTCTTTATCATGCGGGGCAGACTATTGACTATGACCACGAATGGTGGAAGAACCGGTTTCTTCAACTCTGAATATCTCAAGGCCGGTGACTTTTGCGGCGAAGAACTTTTGACATGGGCTCTTGATCCCCACACATCAGCTAATCTTCCCATCTCGACCAGAACTGTCCAAGCCCTCAGTGAAGTTGAAGCCTTTGCCTTAAAAGCGGATGACTTGAAGTTTGTAGCCTCTCAGTTCAGGCGACTCCACAGCAAGCAGCTCCGGCACACATTCAGGTTCTACTCACAGCAGTGGAGAACTTGGGCAGCTACTTTTATACAAGCAGCGTGGCGCCGTCATATGAAGAAGAAGCTAGAAGAGTCTCTGCAGGAAGAGGAGAATAGGCTGCAAGATGCACTGGCCAAGGCTGGGGTCAGCTCCCCAAGTCTAGGGGCCACCATTTATGCCTCACGTTTTGCTGCTAATATACTGCGTACTATACGGCGTAGTGGTACGCGGAAGGCAAGGGTGCCAGAGAGACTACCGGCCATGCTACTTCAGAAGCCGGCGGAGCCTGATTTTACTGCTGAAGAGCAATAA
- the LOC126624085 gene encoding cyclic nucleotide-gated ion channel 1-like isoform X2, translated as MNFQQEKFVRFEDWTAEKNVEPLYSPDDHMPPGKFRRTINSVSVKFQRSLESGSERIKKSWKSYSIDSVVGNSFGSGVLDPQGPFLQKWNKIFVLACIIAVSLDPLFFYIPVIHDKRKCLGLDRKMEITASVLRSFTDIFYIVHIIFQFRTGFIAPSSRVFGRGVLVEDAWAIARRYLSSYFLIDILAVLPLPQVVILIFIPKLGGSKTLNTKNLLKFVVLFQYFPRFIRIYPLYREVTRASGILTETAWAGAAFNLFLYMLASHVLGAFWYLFSIERETKCWKAACGNNTTICSHKDLYCDTVSPNAFSKITFLNSSCPIQDEDKTQFDFGIFLDALQSGIVESSTDFPQKFFYCFWWGLRNLSSLGQNLATSTYVWEICFAVFISIAGLVLFSFLIGNMQTYLQSTTTRLEEMRVKRRDAEQWMSHRLLPENLRERIRRYEQYKWQETRGVDEENLICNLPKDLRRDIKRHLCLALLMRVPMFEKMDEQLLDAMCDRLKPVLYTEESYIVREGDPVDEMLFIMRGRLLTMTTNGGRTGFFNSEYLKAGDFCGEELLTWALDPHTSANLPISTRTVQALSEVEAFALKADDLKFVASQFRRLHSKQLRHTFRFYSQQWRTWAATFIQAAWRRHMKKKLEESLQEEENRLQDALAKAGVSSPSLGATIYASRFAANILRTIRRSGTRKARVPERLPAMLLQKPAEPDFTAEEQ; from the exons GTTTGAGGATTGGACTGCAGAGAAAAATGTTGAGCCATTATATTCTCCAGATGATCACATGCCACCAGGGAAGTTCAGAAGAACGATTAACTCGGTGTCAGTCAAATTCCAAAGAAGCTTGGAATCTGGTTCTGAGCGGATTAAGAAGTCATGGAAATCTTATTCAATTGACAGTGTTGTTGGCAACAGCTTTGGTAGTGGAGTTCTTGATCCTCAAGGGCCATTCCTTCAGAAGTGGAATAAGATATTTGTATTGGCATGTATTATTGCCGTCTCCCTTGATCCCTTGTTCTTTTACATCCCTGTGATCCATGATAAGAGGAAGTGTCTTGGTTTGGACAGGAAGATGGAGATAACAGCTAGTGTTTTGCGTTCATTCACagatatattttatattgttcaCATAATTTTCCAGTTTCGTACTGGATTTATTGCTCCTTCTTCTCGAGTGTTTGGAAGAGGTGTTTTAGTGGAAGATGCTTGGGCTATTGCAAGGAGGTATCTCTCATCATACTTCCTAATTGACATTCTTGCAGTCCTTCCTCTCCCACAA GTGGTTATTCTAATTTTCATTCCAAAATTGGGAGGCTCAAAAACGTTGAATACAAAGAATTTGTTGAAGTTTGTTGTTCTGTTCCAGTATTTTCCAAGGTTTATACGGATATATCCATTGTATAGAGAAGTCACAAGGGCTTCTGGTATACTTACCGAAACTGCTTGGGCAGGAGCTGCATTTAATCTTTTTCTTTACATGCTCGCCAGTCAT GTACTGGGAGCTTTTTGGTACTTGTTCTCTATAGAACGTGAAACCAAGTGCTGGAAAGCAGCATGTGGGAACAATACAACCATATGCTCGCACAAGGATTTATACTGTGATACCGTGAGCCCGAATGCTTTTAGTAAGATCACATTCTTAAATTCTTCCTGCCCGATACAAGATGAAGATAAAACACAGTTTGATTTTGGAATATTCCTTGATGCCCTTCAATCTGGTATTGTTGAGTCAAGCACAGATTTTCCTCAGAAATTCTTTTACTGCTTTTGGTGGGGCCTACGGAATTTGAG TTCACTTGGTCAGAACCTTGCAACCAGTACATATGTATGGGAAATCTGCTTTGCAGTCTTCATTTCTATCGCTGGGTTGGTGCTATTTTCATTTCTCATCGGAAATATGCAG ACATATTTGCAATCTACAACCACACGATTGGAGGAAATGAGAGTGAAAAGGAGAGATGCAGAACAATGGATGTCCCACCGCTTGCTACCTGAGAATTTGCGAGAGCGCATCAGGCGGTATGAACAATATAAATGGCAAGAAACCAGAGGTGTTGATGAAGAGAATTTGATATGTAATCTTCCCAAGGATCTTAGAAGGGACATAAAGCGCCATCTCTGTTTGGCTCTGCTTATGAGA GTGCCAATGTTTGAGAAAATGGATGAACAACTGCTCGATGCAATGTGTGACCGTCTCAAGCCGGTACTATATACAGAAGAAAGCTATATCGTTAGGGAGGGAGACCCAGTGGATGAGATGCTCTTTATCATGCGGGGCAGACTATTGACTATGACCACGAATGGTGGAAGAACCGGTTTCTTCAACTCTGAATATCTCAAGGCCGGTGACTTTTGCGGCGAAGAACTTTTGACATGGGCTCTTGATCCCCACACATCAGCTAATCTTCCCATCTCGACCAGAACTGTCCAAGCCCTCAGTGAAGTTGAAGCCTTTGCCTTAAAAGCGGATGACTTGAAGTTTGTAGCCTCTCAGTTCAGGCGACTCCACAGCAAGCAGCTCCGGCACACATTCAGGTTCTACTCACAGCAGTGGAGAACTTGGGCAGCTACTTTTATACAAGCAGCGTGGCGCCGTCATATGAAGAAGAAGCTAGAAGAGTCTCTGCAGGAAGAGGAGAATAGGCTGCAAGATGCACTGGCCAAGGCTGGGGTCAGCTCCCCAAGTCTAGGGGCCACCATTTATGCCTCACGTTTTGCTGCTAATATACTGCGTACTATACGGCGTAGTGGTACGCGGAAGGCAAGGGTGCCAGAGAGACTACCGGCCATGCTACTTCAGAAGCCGGCGGAGCCTGATTTTACTGCTGAAGAGCAATAA